The following coding sequences lie in one Polynucleobacter necessarius genomic window:
- the rpsM gene encoding 30S ribosomal protein S13, whose translation MARIAGVNIPNHQHTVIGLTAIFGIGTTRAHQICKTTGVAIDKKVKDLTDADLEKLRDEVGEFVTEGDLRREVTMSIKRLMDLGCYRGVRHRKGLPVRGQRTKTNARTRKGPRKSGIALKK comes from the coding sequence ATGGCACGTATCGCTGGGGTAAACATCCCAAATCATCAACATACTGTTATCGGTTTAACAGCAATTTTTGGCATTGGCACAACTCGTGCTCACCAAATCTGCAAAACCACAGGTGTTGCAATCGACAAAAAAGTTAAAGATCTTACTGACGCTGACTTAGAAAAGTTGCGTGATGAAGTAGGTGAGTTCGTCACCGAAGGTGATCTACGTCGTGAAGTAACTATGAGCATCAAGCGTTTGATGGACTTGGGTTGCTATCGTGGCGTGCGTCATCGCAAGGGCTTGCCTGTACGTGGTCAACGTACTAAGACAAACGCACGTACCCGTAAGGGCCCACGTAAGTCTGGCATTGCACTGAAGAAATAA
- the infA gene encoding translation initiation factor IF-1, producing the protein MSKDDVIQMAGEVVENLPNAMFRVKLENGHVVLGHISGKMRMHYIRILPGDKVTVEMIPYDLTRARIIFRAK; encoded by the coding sequence ATGTCTAAAGACGATGTAATTCAGATGGCGGGGGAAGTTGTAGAGAATTTGCCGAACGCAATGTTTCGCGTGAAGCTAGAAAACGGACATGTGGTTTTAGGGCACATTTCCGGAAAGATGCGGATGCACTACATCCGTATTTTGCCGGGAGATAAGGTGACGGTGGAGATGATTCCTTACGACCTAACAAGAGCCAGAATCATTTTCCGTGCGAAGTAA
- the yihA gene encoding ribosome biogenesis GTP-binding protein YihA/YsxC: MSKLFQARFATTVNDTHCLPASPLREVAFAGRSNAGKSSAINVLCNQKRLAFASKMPGRTQHINYFGLFAKDDLLANLVDLPGYGYAAVNHETKYHWNSLLSDYLQEREQLVGMVLIVDARRGITDLDEQMIEWFVPTGKPIHVLLSKCDKLNKSECKHALEAVKKQLQQYDPALPDGTGDSKQLTAQLFSSTKRIGLEEADNLIIKWLFESETHEDEITT; encoded by the coding sequence ATGTCTAAACTCTTTCAAGCCCGATTCGCCACCACAGTCAATGACACCCATTGCCTGCCTGCCTCACCCCTGCGTGAGGTGGCCTTTGCTGGACGGTCAAATGCGGGCAAATCTAGCGCTATAAATGTCCTTTGTAACCAAAAAAGGCTCGCTTTTGCCAGTAAAATGCCCGGCAGGACCCAACATATCAATTATTTCGGTCTTTTTGCCAAAGATGACCTTTTAGCCAATTTGGTTGACTTACCAGGTTATGGCTACGCTGCCGTCAACCATGAAACCAAATACCATTGGAACAGCCTTCTAAGCGATTATCTCCAGGAGCGTGAGCAGCTTGTTGGAATGGTTCTGATTGTGGATGCTAGACGGGGCATTACCGATCTGGATGAGCAAATGATTGAATGGTTTGTCCCAACCGGCAAGCCGATCCATGTTTTGCTTAGCAAATGCGATAAGCTGAACAAAAGTGAATGCAAACACGCTCTTGAAGCTGTCAAAAAGCAGCTCCAGCAATACGACCCAGCTTTACCTGATGGAACGGGTGACTCAAAACAACTTACGGCACAATTGTTTTCAAGTACCAAACGTATTGGCCTTGAAGAGGCTGATAATTTAATTATTAAATGGCTATTTGAATCAGAAACCCATGAAGATGAAATCACCACCTAA
- the cutA gene encoding divalent-cation tolerance protein CutA, which yields MPQNFTNDLITNQNQLLVVVTSLPNMEDAKALAHHLLGEKLAACVQLMGGMQSLYQWEGKVCDEQEVLLAAKTTQSKWAEISRFIQEKHSYDLPEILAFSPMQYARQYGEWVQAEVKSKP from the coding sequence ATGCCTCAAAACTTCACAAACGACTTAATTACGAATCAAAACCAGCTCTTGGTGGTAGTCACGAGCCTTCCTAATATGGAAGACGCCAAAGCATTGGCTCATCATTTGTTGGGGGAAAAGTTAGCAGCCTGTGTTCAGTTAATGGGAGGAATGCAATCGTTATATCAATGGGAAGGAAAAGTTTGCGATGAGCAAGAGGTTTTGCTTGCAGCAAAAACGACTCAAAGTAAGTGGGCAGAAATCTCACGTTTTATCCAAGAAAAACATTCATATGATCTCCCAGAGATTTTGGCGTTCTCACCAATGCAATATGCACGGCAATACGGTGAGTGGGTGCAAGCTGAGGTAAAGTCAAAGCCATGA
- the rpmJ gene encoding 50S ribosomal protein L36: MKVLASVKCICRNCKIIKRKRVVRVICSSDARHKQRQG, encoded by the coding sequence ATGAAAGTTTTAGCATCCGTTAAGTGTATTTGCAGAAATTGCAAGATCATTAAGCGCAAACGCGTTGTGCGCGTGATCTGTTCTTCAGACGCACGTCATAAGCAGCGTCAAGGCTGA
- a CDS encoding DNA-directed RNA polymerase subunit alpha yields the protein MQTNLLKPKIISVEALTANQAKVVMEPFERGYGHTLGNALRRVLLSSMVGYAPTEVAIAGVVHEYSTLDGVQEDVVNLLLNLKGIVFKLQSRDEVTINLRKEGPGVVTAKDIDLPHDVEIMNPDHVIAHLSAGGKLDMQIKVEKGRGYVPGNVRQYNDEATKIIGRIVLDASFSPVSRVSYAVESARVEQRTDLDRLVMTIETNGVLSPEEAIRQAASILVDQLVVFAALESSEVSGDLAPSRSSMVDPMLMRPVDDLELTVRSANCLKAENIYYIGDLIQRTENELLKTPNLGRKSLNEIKDVLAARGLSLGMKLESWPPANLEK from the coding sequence ATGCAAACAAATTTGCTCAAGCCAAAGATTATTTCTGTTGAAGCGCTTACTGCCAACCAAGCTAAGGTTGTTATGGAGCCGTTCGAGCGTGGCTATGGCCACACACTCGGAAATGCATTACGTCGCGTACTCTTGTCCTCGATGGTTGGTTATGCACCAACTGAAGTAGCCATTGCTGGTGTTGTACATGAGTACTCCACATTGGATGGGGTTCAAGAGGATGTTGTTAACCTCTTGTTGAACCTTAAAGGTATCGTATTCAAGTTGCAGTCGCGCGACGAAGTTACTATCAATTTGCGTAAAGAAGGTCCAGGCGTCGTTACAGCAAAAGATATTGATTTGCCACATGATGTAGAAATCATGAATCCTGATCACGTGATCGCTCACTTGTCTGCTGGTGGCAAGTTGGATATGCAGATCAAGGTTGAAAAAGGCCGTGGTTATGTTCCTGGTAACGTACGTCAATACAACGACGAAGCTACCAAGATCATCGGTCGTATCGTATTGGATGCCTCATTTAGTCCGGTTAGCCGTGTTAGTTATGCAGTGGAGTCTGCTCGTGTTGAGCAGCGTACCGATCTTGATCGTTTGGTAATGACTATTGAAACTAACGGAGTGTTGTCTCCTGAAGAGGCAATTCGTCAGGCAGCCAGCATCTTGGTTGACCAATTAGTTGTATTCGCAGCTCTTGAGAGCAGCGAAGTTTCTGGTGATCTTGCACCAAGCCGCTCTTCAATGGTTGATCCAATGTTGATGCGTCCAGTAGATGACCTCGAGCTCACAGTTCGCTCTGCAAACTGCTTGAAGGCTGAGAACATTTACTACATCGGTGACTTGATTCAACGTACTGAAAATGAATTGTTGAAGACGCCTAATCTGGGTCGTAAGTCTTTGAATGAAATCAAAGACGTATTGGCTGCTCGTGGCTTAAGTCTTGGCATGAAACTCGAAAGCTGGCCTCCAGCTAACCTCGAGAAATAA
- the rplQ gene encoding 50S ribosomal protein L17 — protein MRHGNGLRKLNRTSSHRLAMLRNMSNSLLEHEVIKTTLPKAKELRMVVEPLITLGKKDNLANRRLAFNRTRDRDIVTKLFTELGPRYATRPGGYLRILKFGFRHGDNAPMALVELVDRPEVEETAVVAQEA, from the coding sequence ATGCGTCACGGAAACGGCTTACGCAAACTAAACAGAACATCTTCACATCGCTTGGCGATGCTGCGCAACATGTCCAATTCTCTTTTGGAGCACGAAGTGATTAAGACCACTTTGCCAAAAGCAAAAGAATTGCGCATGGTTGTTGAGCCTTTGATTACCTTGGGTAAAAAAGATAACTTGGCAAACCGTCGCTTGGCATTTAACCGCACACGTGATCGCGATATCGTGACCAAGCTCTTTACAGAACTCGGCCCACGCTATGCAACACGTCCAGGTGGCTACCTTCGCATTTTGAAGTTTGGCTTCCGTCATGGCGACAATGCTCCAATGGCATTGGTTGAGTTGGTAGATCGTCCAGAAGTTGAAGAAACAGCAGTTGTAGCGCAAGAGGCTTAA
- the dsbD gene encoding protein-disulfide reductase DsbD — MHSFLIKIFALMALLSAQVFAATDFLPPEKAFRVEATWVENTNQVEIEFLPAKGYYIYQESLKFDAGTQPGKLYSIRPALPLGVEKFDETFQKKLQIYKQAFLVLLDFKSEPSKPIHLQATLQGCAEAGICYPPMTLKFLLAAPGVKVGPVPEALGDMPVAVNIQSEFSLSNLWRERDDVNAIGRFLEGTSTTYLFLAFFVLGLALAFTPCVLPMLPILSSVIFGTTDGKPISKGRASTLAVAYVLGMATIYALAGVLMAALGGSVQRVLQSPFALASFALLLLVLSGSLFGLYDLRLPQAWHHHVDRLAGRQKGGSVIGALALGGISTLVASPCITAPLAGVLAFIAQTGSMTLGAGLLFVMALGMGLPLLFIAVEARILIPSTGIWMVYLQRTLGVLLVATAAWIASPLLKASEPLEFVKTINGQVIHQIGDVSFVVIHSPADLEAQLSKAKEEKKLLLLDFYADWCISCKEMEVNTFANLEVGKALREFILVQADVTANSPENQALLKHFGLFGPPGILIFNQNSQEQKDQRIIGYMPPQRFIERLGALNSH, encoded by the coding sequence ATGCATTCATTTCTGATAAAAATCTTTGCTCTAATGGCGCTGCTTTCAGCGCAAGTATTTGCAGCAACAGATTTCCTCCCCCCAGAAAAGGCATTCCGAGTTGAAGCCACATGGGTAGAAAATACCAATCAAGTTGAGATTGAGTTTTTGCCGGCTAAGGGCTACTACATCTATCAAGAGTCTCTCAAGTTTGATGCTGGCACGCAGCCTGGAAAGTTATATTCCATAAGGCCTGCCCTGCCATTGGGGGTAGAAAAGTTTGATGAAACTTTTCAGAAAAAACTACAGATATATAAACAAGCATTTTTAGTATTGCTTGATTTCAAATCAGAGCCAAGTAAGCCGATTCATCTTCAGGCAACTTTGCAAGGGTGTGCAGAGGCAGGAATTTGTTATCCACCGATGACCCTGAAATTTTTGTTAGCTGCTCCCGGGGTTAAAGTAGGTCCTGTCCCAGAAGCGCTGGGAGATATGCCTGTTGCGGTAAATATCCAATCTGAATTTAGCCTCTCGAATTTATGGCGTGAGAGAGATGACGTAAATGCAATAGGTCGTTTTTTAGAGGGTACTTCAACTACTTATTTATTTTTAGCCTTTTTTGTATTGGGATTGGCTTTAGCGTTTACGCCTTGCGTACTTCCAATGTTGCCAATTCTGTCTAGCGTGATTTTTGGAACTACTGATGGCAAGCCCATCTCTAAAGGCCGTGCGAGTACTTTGGCTGTGGCCTATGTCTTGGGTATGGCAACGATTTATGCCTTGGCTGGCGTCCTCATGGCGGCCTTGGGAGGCAGCGTTCAAAGGGTGTTGCAAAGCCCATTTGCACTGGCTAGTTTTGCTTTACTACTCTTGGTCCTGTCAGGCAGCCTATTTGGACTTTACGACTTACGTTTGCCCCAAGCTTGGCATCACCATGTTGATCGATTGGCAGGGCGTCAAAAGGGTGGCAGCGTCATAGGGGCCCTCGCTCTGGGCGGGATTTCGACGCTGGTCGCTAGCCCATGTATAACAGCCCCATTGGCGGGTGTTTTAGCCTTTATTGCTCAAACGGGGTCTATGACCCTGGGTGCCGGCTTATTGTTTGTGATGGCCCTAGGAATGGGCTTGCCACTCCTCTTTATCGCAGTCGAGGCGCGCATTCTGATTCCATCGACGGGCATCTGGATGGTGTACTTGCAACGTACTTTGGGTGTTTTATTAGTAGCCACAGCTGCCTGGATTGCATCACCCTTATTAAAAGCGAGCGAACCACTGGAGTTCGTCAAAACGATTAACGGTCAAGTTATTCATCAAATTGGTGATGTTAGTTTTGTGGTGATTCACTCACCAGCCGATCTAGAGGCGCAGTTAAGTAAAGCGAAAGAAGAAAAGAAATTATTGCTTCTCGATTTTTATGCCGACTGGTGTATTAGTTGTAAAGAAATGGAAGTGAATACGTTTGCAAATCTAGAGGTGGGTAAAGCGCTAAGAGAGTTTATCTTGGTTCAGGCAGATGTCACCGCAAATTCTCCTGAGAATCAGGCTTTACTAAAGCATTTTGGTTTATTTGGCCCACCAGGCATTTTGATTTTTAATCAAAATTCACAAGAACAAAAAGATCAGCGCATCATAGGCTACATGCCGCCTCAGCGCTTCATCGAGCGTTTGGGGGCGTTAAATAGCCATTGA
- the rpsK gene encoding 30S ribosomal protein S11: MVQQKSASAAAQRARKKVKKNVADGIAHVHASFNNTIITITDRQGNALSWATSGGQGFKGSRKSTPFAAQVAAEVAGKTAIECGIKNLEVQIKGPGPGRESAVRALNSLGIKITEIQDVTPVPHNGCRPPKRRRI, encoded by the coding sequence ATGGTACAACAAAAATCCGCTTCCGCTGCAGCACAGCGCGCTCGTAAGAAGGTTAAAAAGAACGTTGCTGACGGTATTGCACACGTTCATGCTTCTTTTAACAACACCATCATTACGATCACTGATCGTCAAGGAAATGCGCTTTCATGGGCAACTTCTGGCGGCCAGGGCTTCAAAGGCTCACGTAAATCAACACCTTTTGCTGCTCAAGTAGCTGCTGAAGTTGCTGGTAAGACAGCTATTGAATGCGGTATTAAGAACTTAGAAGTTCAAATCAAAGGCCCAGGCCCAGGTCGTGAATCAGCAGTTCGTGCATTGAACTCTTTGGGCATCAAGATCACTGAGATTCAAGACGTGACTCCAGTTCCACACAATGGTTGCCGTCCTCCTAAGCGTCGTCGTATCTAA
- a CDS encoding c-type cytochrome, translating to MRQTSQISKFTSLRAGFATLSIFALIGVSGFVGANEAAPAAPTAQAKVEVPGKPKADAAAGETLYSAGDATRGVTACIICHGPKGQSAVGTWPKLSAQHAAYTAKQLKNFKEGTRANAVMMGMAATLTEQDMINIAAFLSKQAVSQGVAQNKDTIELGQSIYRGGIASKGVPACAACHSPNGAGIPAQYPRLGGQWADYSYAQLVAFSNGTRKNGPMMTTIASKMSDSEMKAVADYMAGLH from the coding sequence ATGCGTCAAACCTCCCAAATCTCCAAATTCACTAGCTTGCGCGCTGGTTTTGCAACTCTATCCATTTTCGCTCTGATCGGCGTTTCGGGTTTTGTTGGTGCAAATGAGGCTGCGCCTGCTGCCCCAACCGCACAAGCCAAAGTCGAAGTTCCAGGCAAGCCAAAGGCTGATGCAGCTGCTGGCGAGACCCTGTACTCTGCTGGTGATGCAACGCGCGGAGTGACCGCCTGTATTATTTGTCATGGACCTAAGGGTCAAAGTGCAGTAGGAACATGGCCAAAACTCTCTGCTCAGCATGCTGCTTACACTGCAAAGCAATTAAAAAACTTTAAAGAAGGTACTCGCGCAAATGCAGTCATGATGGGTATGGCTGCAACTTTGACAGAGCAGGACATGATTAATATCGCTGCCTTTTTGTCTAAGCAAGCAGTATCTCAAGGTGTTGCTCAAAACAAAGACACCATTGAATTAGGACAAAGTATTTATCGTGGCGGCATTGCCTCTAAAGGCGTTCCAGCTTGTGCTGCATGTCATAGTCCAAACGGTGCCGGTATTCCTGCACAGTACCCTCGTTTAGGAGGTCAGTGGGCTGATTACTCCTATGCGCAGTTAGTTGCTTTCAGTAACGGTACTCGTAAGAATGGTCCAATGATGACTACCATAGCTAGCAAGATGTCTGATTCAGAGATGAAAGCAGTTGCTGACTACATGGCTGGCTTACATTAA
- the lysA gene encoding diaminopimelate decarboxylase, producing MTSTALPLPQLSGFSERNGTWFVEDITLADLAKEFGTPLYVYSKKALTLAYQAYDKACVDNKGNRRARVHYAMKANSNLAVIDCFKQLGAGFDLVSGGELARALAIGADPKSLVFAGVGKSASEIAAALKAGVKCINVESIAELHKINRVAAELQVRAPISLRVNSDVDAQTHPYISTGLKGNKFGIAYHEILKTYREASQLSQIDVVGIDCHIGSQITTTAPYLDALDKVLDLVAQLKKEGIVIHHLDLGGGLGISYSDETPPDITEFTNTLLNRVAERGFGHLDIVLEPGRSLVGNAGVLLTTVEYLKPGAEKNFCIVDAAMTELMRPALYEAHHGIVPVENKDAKGLTYDVVGPVCESGDWLGRDRQLKVEEGDVLAILSAGAYGFVMASNYNTRPKPAEIMVEGKNAYVIRARENTSDLFASETVLPK from the coding sequence ATGACAAGCACAGCACTTCCACTCCCCCAGCTTTCCGGATTTAGTGAACGTAATGGCACTTGGTTCGTCGAAGATATTACTTTGGCAGATTTAGCAAAAGAGTTTGGCACGCCACTTTATGTATATAGCAAAAAAGCCCTCACACTGGCATATCAGGCCTATGACAAAGCCTGTGTAGATAACAAAGGCAATCGACGTGCGCGGGTTCATTACGCTATGAAAGCCAACAGCAATCTAGCTGTGATTGATTGCTTTAAGCAATTGGGCGCCGGATTTGATTTAGTCAGCGGCGGTGAATTAGCGCGCGCCCTTGCCATTGGTGCAGATCCGAAAAGTCTGGTCTTTGCGGGTGTCGGCAAGTCTGCCAGTGAAATCGCAGCAGCTCTTAAAGCCGGCGTAAAATGCATCAATGTGGAATCGATAGCAGAGCTCCACAAAATTAATCGCGTCGCCGCTGAGCTGCAAGTTCGTGCTCCAATTTCTTTGCGCGTGAATTCCGATGTGGATGCTCAAACTCATCCTTATATCTCTACCGGCTTAAAAGGAAACAAATTTGGTATTGCTTACCATGAGATATTAAAAACCTATCGTGAAGCATCACAACTTTCACAAATTGATGTTGTTGGCATTGACTGCCACATTGGCTCGCAAATTACCACTACTGCACCTTACTTAGACGCGCTCGATAAGGTTTTAGATTTGGTTGCGCAACTGAAAAAAGAAGGCATTGTGATTCACCATTTAGATCTTGGTGGCGGCCTAGGAATTTCTTATAGCGACGAAACCCCACCCGACATTACAGAGTTCACCAATACACTCTTAAATCGTGTGGCTGAACGTGGCTTTGGCCATCTAGATATTGTGCTCGAGCCAGGAAGATCCTTGGTGGGCAACGCTGGTGTCTTATTAACCACTGTGGAGTACCTCAAACCTGGTGCAGAAAAAAACTTTTGTATTGTTGATGCCGCCATGACCGAATTAATGCGCCCCGCACTGTATGAAGCCCATCACGGCATTGTCCCAGTAGAAAACAAAGACGCCAAAGGCTTGACCTATGACGTAGTTGGCCCTGTTTGCGAATCTGGTGATTGGCTCGGCAGAGATCGTCAACTCAAGGTTGAAGAGGGAGATGTGCTTGCCATTCTGTCTGCTGGTGCCTATGGTTTTGTGATGGCATCCAACTACAACACTCGCCCTAAGCCAGCAGAAATTATGGTTGAGGGCAAAAATGCTTATGTCATTCGCGCGCGAGAAAACACTTCAGACTTATTTGCAAGCGAAACGGTTTTGCCTAAATAA
- the secY gene encoding preprotein translocase subunit SecY, whose translation MALAPTNNASTTAAGGKFGDLRRRLVFLVLALLVYRLGAHIPVPGIDPDQLAQLFAGQKDGILGMFNLFSGGALSRFTVFALGIMPYISASIIMQLMTIVVPSLESLKKEGQAGQRKITQYTRYGTVFLATFQALGISVALQAQPGLVINPGLMFELNTVVTLVTGTMFLMWLGEQITERGLGNGISIIIFGGIVSGLPNALASLLELVRTGSMNIISALLIVVIVVAVTYFVVFVERGQRRILVNYAKRQVGNKIYGGQSSYFPLKLNMAGVIPPIFASSIILFPATIAGWFTSGEPTNVFSRIIKDLAATLAPGQPVYTILYAAAIIFFCFFYTALVFNSRETADNLKKSGAFVPGIRPGDQTARYIDKILMRLTLAGAIYMVLVCLLPEFLVLKYNVPFYFGGTSLLIIVVVAMDFMAQVQSFVMQQQYGSLMKKANFKMGA comes from the coding sequence ATGGCATTAGCACCTACCAATAACGCAAGCACTACAGCAGCAGGAGGCAAGTTCGGCGATCTTCGTCGTCGCTTGGTATTCCTGGTGCTGGCTTTGCTAGTCTATCGTTTGGGTGCTCATATTCCTGTGCCTGGTATTGATCCAGACCAGTTGGCCCAGTTATTTGCTGGTCAAAAAGATGGTATCTTGGGAATGTTTAACTTGTTCTCAGGCGGAGCTTTATCGCGTTTTACTGTATTTGCCTTGGGAATCATGCCTTACATCTCTGCATCGATCATCATGCAGTTGATGACGATTGTTGTTCCTTCTTTAGAGTCTTTGAAAAAAGAAGGTCAGGCTGGACAGCGCAAGATTACTCAGTACACCCGTTATGGAACTGTTTTCTTGGCAACTTTCCAAGCGTTAGGAATTTCGGTTGCACTGCAAGCTCAACCTGGCTTGGTGATTAACCCAGGTTTAATGTTTGAACTGAACACAGTTGTTACCTTAGTAACTGGAACAATGTTCTTGATGTGGTTGGGTGAACAAATTACTGAGCGTGGTCTTGGTAACGGTATCTCCATCATTATTTTTGGAGGTATTGTTTCTGGTCTGCCAAATGCCTTAGCAAGCTTGTTGGAGCTGGTTCGTACGGGCTCTATGAATATTATTTCTGCACTTCTTATCGTTGTGATTGTTGTGGCAGTGACTTACTTTGTAGTGTTTGTAGAGCGTGGACAGCGCCGTATTTTGGTGAACTACGCCAAGCGTCAAGTTGGTAACAAGATTTACGGTGGTCAATCTTCATACTTCCCATTGAAGTTGAATATGGCAGGCGTTATCCCTCCAATTTTTGCCTCTTCAATCATTTTATTTCCTGCAACGATTGCTGGTTGGTTCACATCGGGCGAGCCTACCAATGTATTTAGCAGAATTATTAAAGATTTAGCGGCAACTTTAGCTCCAGGACAGCCTGTGTACACCATCCTGTATGCAGCAGCAATTATTTTCTTCTGCTTCTTTTACACAGCTCTGGTGTTTAACAGCCGTGAGACTGCTGATAATTTGAAGAAGAGCGGTGCTTTCGTGCCTGGTATACGTCCTGGTGATCAAACAGCGCGCTACATCGATAAGATTTTGATGCGCCTGACTTTGGCTGGTGCAATTTATATGGTTCTGGTTTGCTTGTTACCAGAATTCTTGGTGTTGAAGTACAACGTGCCGTTCTATTTCGGCGGTACTTCATTGTTGATTATTGTTGTTGTTGCAATGGATTTCATGGCTCAAGTTCAGTCATTTGTCATGCAGCAGCAGTACGGCTCTTTGATGAAAAAAGCCAATTTTAAGATGGGCGCTTAA
- the rpsD gene encoding 30S ribosomal protein S4, with protein MARYLGPKAKLARREGTDLFLKSARRALSDKCKLDTKPGQHGRTSGSRASDYGNQLREKQKVKRIYGVLERQFRRYFAEAERRKGNTGETLLQLLESRLDNVVYRMGFGSTRAEARQLVSHGAIMLNGSAVNIPSIQVKPGDVVAIREKAKKQARIAESLSLVGQIAAVTWVSVDAAKLEGTFKQVPDREDISGEINESLIVELYSR; from the coding sequence GTGGCACGTTACTTAGGGCCTAAGGCCAAATTAGCACGTCGGGAAGGTACCGACTTATTTTTAAAGAGCGCACGTCGCGCCTTGTCAGACAAGTGCAAGTTAGATACTAAGCCTGGTCAACATGGTCGCACATCTGGCTCAAGAGCATCTGACTACGGTAATCAATTGCGTGAAAAGCAAAAGGTTAAGCGTATCTATGGCGTATTAGAGCGTCAATTCCGTCGTTACTTCGCTGAAGCTGAGCGTCGTAAGGGAAATACTGGTGAGACATTGCTCCAGTTGTTAGAGTCACGTCTCGATAACGTGGTCTATCGCATGGGCTTTGGCTCAACACGCGCAGAAGCACGTCAACTGGTTTCTCACGGCGCCATCATGCTTAACGGTAGCGCAGTGAATATTCCGTCTATCCAGGTTAAGCCTGGTGACGTTGTTGCTATTCGTGAAAAAGCGAAAAAGCAAGCGCGTATTGCAGAATCGCTGAGCTTGGTTGGACAAATTGCAGCTGTTACTTGGGTTTCAGTTGACGCAGCTAAGCTCGAGGGAACATTTAAGCAAGTGCCTGACCGCGAAGATATTAGCGGTGAGATTAATGAAAGTTTGATCGTCGAATTGTATTCACGCTAA
- the hemB gene encoding porphobilinogen synthase — MKSPPKLLLNFPGHRPRRMRRDDWSRRLIQENQVSANDLIYPIFLLEGQSKSEAVASMPGVNRVSLDLLFPVAHECVDLGIPVLALFPVIDAALKTSDGKEAFNPNGLIPTAVRELKKRYPNLGVMTDVALDPYTSHGQDGVLDEQGRILNDETTAILVKQAIAQAEAGVDIVAPSDMMDGRIGKIREALEQKNLIHTRIMAYSAKYASAFYGPFRDAVGSAKNLGKADKKTYQMDCANGDEALREVALDISEGADMVMVKPGMPYLDIVRRVREEFNYPTYAYQVSGEYAMLKAAAQNGWLDHNAVMMESLLAFKRAGADGVLTYFALEAARLMKASK, encoded by the coding sequence ATGAAATCACCACCTAAATTATTGCTTAATTTTCCAGGTCATCGTCCTCGTCGCATGCGTCGTGATGACTGGTCGCGCCGTTTGATACAAGAAAATCAAGTTAGTGCAAATGATTTGATTTATCCCATTTTCCTACTTGAAGGCCAAAGCAAATCAGAGGCCGTTGCCTCCATGCCTGGCGTCAATCGGGTTTCTCTAGATTTACTGTTTCCAGTTGCGCACGAATGTGTTGATCTTGGGATCCCAGTTCTAGCACTCTTTCCGGTCATTGATGCTGCACTAAAAACATCCGATGGCAAAGAAGCGTTTAATCCGAATGGTTTGATTCCGACAGCTGTTCGCGAACTTAAAAAACGTTATCCCAATTTAGGCGTCATGACTGATGTTGCGCTTGATCCATACACAAGCCATGGGCAAGATGGAGTGCTTGATGAACAAGGCCGCATTCTGAATGATGAGACAACAGCGATTCTCGTAAAGCAAGCGATTGCGCAAGCCGAAGCTGGTGTAGACATTGTTGCGCCATCAGATATGATGGATGGGCGCATTGGAAAGATTCGTGAAGCACTTGAGCAAAAGAATTTGATTCACACACGTATCATGGCGTACTCCGCCAAATATGCATCTGCTTTTTATGGTCCCTTTAGAGATGCAGTGGGCTCGGCAAAGAATCTGGGCAAGGCAGATAAAAAAACGTATCAAATGGATTGCGCCAATGGTGACGAAGCTTTGCGGGAGGTTGCTCTCGATATTAGCGAGGGTGCAGACATGGTCATGGTTAAGCCTGGGATGCCCTATCTGGACATTGTGCGTCGTGTGCGCGAAGAATTCAATTACCCGACCTACGCTTACCAAGTCAGTGGTGAATATGCCATGCTCAAAGCAGCCGCTCAAAATGGCTGGTTAGATCATAATGCAGTGATGATGGAGTCGTTGCTCGCATTTAAACGTGCAGGAGCTGACGGCGTACTAACTTATTTTGCACTTGAAGCTGCACGCCTAATGAAAGCAAGCAAATAA